Proteins from one Gimesia maris genomic window:
- a CDS encoding neutral/alkaline non-lysosomal ceramidase N-terminal domain-containing protein: MKTFFLQLSLVTILFHWTTSAAITRVAAAEADGNPEWRGAAASVVITPDKPMWMSGYAARTKPSEGKVHDLYAKLLILEDSRGQKVVIITTDLIGITPALRDPIAARLESDFKIPSVALLMNASHTHCGPELREDKATRRGLGGDRGAEARQYTKMLVEKLLKAIEATLPRLEPVELKYASARAGFAMNRRLPTPKGVINSPYPEGPVDQRVPVLIVERPDRSLVAALFGYACHNTTLSFYQFCGDYAGYAQEYLEDAHPGMVALFMMGCGGDQNPYPRRSLDLAKQHGRALSNAVEVALSVKQPREIHGLLGIAMEEVELEFAAPPSREELLKRKETGNKYEQSHAIRLLDQLDERGGIQTSYAFPLQVIQFGNDLTLAAICGETVVDYSLRLQQELKSGNENSQEQEPVVWIAGYSNYVFGYLPSLRVLKEGGYEGNRAMIYTSYPGPFAESVEQRVVSKIKDLTAQARMSTQQK; this comes from the coding sequence GGTAACAATTCTGTTTCACTGGACAACGTCTGCCGCGATAACAAGGGTTGCTGCGGCGGAAGCTGATGGCAATCCGGAATGGCGTGGTGCTGCTGCTTCTGTTGTGATTACGCCGGACAAACCGATGTGGATGTCAGGCTATGCAGCCCGCACGAAACCTTCAGAGGGAAAAGTGCATGATCTGTACGCCAAACTGCTGATTCTGGAAGATAGCCGCGGCCAAAAAGTGGTGATTATCACAACCGACCTGATTGGAATTACGCCAGCACTTCGCGATCCCATTGCTGCGCGTCTTGAATCGGATTTTAAAATTCCTTCTGTCGCCCTGTTGATGAACGCTTCCCATACGCATTGTGGACCCGAATTACGGGAAGACAAAGCGACCCGCCGCGGACTGGGAGGAGATCGAGGTGCTGAAGCCCGGCAATATACGAAAATGCTGGTTGAGAAACTTCTCAAGGCGATCGAAGCAACTCTGCCTCGACTTGAACCGGTTGAGTTGAAGTATGCTTCCGCGCGGGCCGGCTTTGCGATGAACCGTCGTCTGCCCACTCCCAAGGGAGTGATTAATAGTCCCTACCCGGAAGGCCCTGTAGATCAGCGGGTACCGGTATTGATTGTAGAACGGCCTGATCGTTCTCTGGTGGCAGCTTTGTTTGGCTATGCCTGTCACAATACGACGCTCAGCTTTTACCAGTTTTGTGGTGACTATGCCGGATATGCCCAGGAATATCTGGAAGACGCTCATCCGGGGATGGTGGCGCTGTTTATGATGGGCTGTGGTGGAGATCAGAATCCCTATCCACGCCGGTCTCTGGATCTGGCGAAACAGCACGGTCGTGCGCTCTCCAATGCTGTTGAGGTGGCTCTCTCCGTCAAACAGCCTCGTGAAATTCATGGGCTACTGGGAATTGCCATGGAAGAGGTCGAACTGGAATTTGCCGCGCCCCCTTCCCGGGAAGAACTGCTCAAACGGAAAGAAACAGGCAACAAATATGAACAGAGCCACGCGATTCGTCTCCTGGATCAACTCGATGAGCGGGGGGGGATTCAGACCAGTTATGCCTTTCCTCTGCAGGTCATTCAGTTTGGGAATGATCTGACTTTAGCAGCCATTTGTGGCGAAACGGTAGTAGATTATTCTCTCAGACTGCAGCAGGAACTGAAATCAGGGAATGAGAATTCCCAGGAACAGGAGCCTGTTGTCTGGATTGCCGGTTATTCGAATTATGTTTTCGGCTATCTTCCCAGTCTGCGTGTCCTGAAAGAAGGGGGCTACGAAGGGAACAGAGCCATGATTTATACTTCGTACCCCGGTCCCTTTGCTGAATCGGTCGAGCAGCGGGTGGTTTCCAAAATTAAGGACCTTACTGCTCAAGCCAGAATGTCCACCCAGCAGAAGTAG
- a CDS encoding prenyltransferase/squalene oxidase repeat-containing protein, with translation MRRQLFQYVCFGIGFVIFSTVVSSNMQAQTEQEVTASRLKGVEFLKSQQQEDGSWEFEGHPVGITALCTMALLENGIPVNDPLIQKGRQFVLKDSEKLKSTYDLSLAILLLSRIGNREDKAEIRRFAARLIAGQTTTGGWSYTCPLASASSLSNPRARPKLGTSPGDNSCTQFAVLGLWTASRSNINIDDSMIGVARRFVETQNEDGGWSYKLPTEEMKEPSRNSMTLAGLFCLTVARATKIRSLNQDVLKDAESRTETKKEGDTLISDPIFAKGLEMAGTYAAGISASSARYFLWSTERVGVLLGLETLGKTDWFSKGASALIQTQKEDGSWEDSRGKLAETAFAILFLRKANLGSDISRMLNGEPAKKFQIYTQEKKPEFETLQAAVAAAKAGDLIRVNGDGPFGVPHLEIDKDLSIEAGFGYAPVFQYERGKNRLGLRSRPERDPDVRHILRVSKGTLALEGIGFEFDPPEVGKDVPWAAIVVNGGNLKMLNCTISEQNDKGMAAVQFLKPTDSTITNCFFVGGRASFEIEGTGKQTISVDDSILFSRKIFSVLKSTGTTAGGDINLNLSHCTVQGAEGFVFERFVKNIHVKSDHCAFKVENLGLSMLSAKGSKENRSFAGDANVYDVDDWLGLSGKAESGVTDVKSWSQFWGNTDETSLGDTLAFAFRRPNNSFNHRYKPEDWEVSESSPLLARGLDFGAKPASVGAGAGFSRFRSSILYNEWKQKQLAEAK, from the coding sequence ATGCGCCGTCAACTGTTCCAATATGTGTGTTTTGGTATTGGTTTTGTGATATTCTCAACAGTCGTGTCCTCCAATATGCAGGCACAGACTGAGCAGGAAGTGACCGCTTCCCGTCTTAAGGGAGTCGAGTTTCTCAAATCCCAGCAGCAGGAAGATGGCAGCTGGGAATTTGAAGGTCATCCGGTGGGGATTACAGCGCTCTGTACGATGGCGCTTCTGGAGAATGGGATCCCTGTCAATGATCCTCTGATTCAGAAAGGCAGGCAGTTTGTCCTGAAGGACTCAGAGAAACTCAAATCAACATATGATCTGTCTCTGGCAATTCTGCTCTTATCGCGAATCGGTAATCGAGAAGACAAGGCTGAGATCCGCCGGTTCGCTGCACGTTTAATTGCAGGTCAGACCACAACGGGAGGCTGGAGTTATACTTGTCCTCTGGCATCTGCGAGTAGTTTAAGTAACCCGCGAGCCCGACCCAAACTGGGAACCTCACCCGGCGATAACAGTTGCACTCAATTTGCGGTGCTTGGCCTGTGGACGGCTTCCCGTTCGAATATTAACATTGATGATTCAATGATCGGGGTGGCACGGCGGTTTGTTGAAACGCAGAACGAAGATGGAGGCTGGAGTTACAAGCTGCCAACCGAAGAGATGAAAGAACCATCCAGGAATTCGATGACGCTGGCAGGTTTATTTTGTCTGACAGTGGCCCGTGCGACAAAGATTCGTTCGCTCAATCAGGACGTTCTGAAGGATGCAGAATCCAGAACCGAAACGAAGAAGGAAGGCGATACTCTGATCTCCGATCCGATTTTTGCCAAAGGTCTGGAGATGGCGGGCACCTATGCTGCAGGAATCAGTGCCTCATCGGCCCGGTACTTTCTCTGGTCGACAGAGCGCGTAGGCGTCTTGCTGGGGCTGGAAACGCTGGGAAAAACCGACTGGTTTTCCAAAGGGGCCTCCGCGTTAATACAGACACAGAAAGAGGATGGCAGTTGGGAAGACTCGCGCGGGAAACTGGCAGAGACTGCTTTTGCAATTCTGTTTCTGCGAAAAGCGAATCTGGGGAGTGATATCTCACGGATGCTGAACGGAGAACCGGCAAAGAAATTTCAGATCTATACCCAGGAGAAAAAACCGGAGTTCGAAACCCTGCAGGCTGCAGTCGCCGCTGCCAAAGCGGGAGATTTGATTCGCGTGAATGGGGATGGGCCGTTTGGAGTGCCTCATCTGGAAATAGATAAGGATTTGAGCATAGAAGCCGGCTTTGGCTATGCTCCAGTTTTTCAGTATGAACGCGGGAAGAACCGGCTTGGTTTGCGGTCACGGCCGGAACGGGACCCGGATGTACGCCATATCCTACGGGTATCGAAAGGAACCCTGGCTCTGGAAGGGATCGGTTTTGAATTTGATCCTCCCGAAGTCGGTAAAGATGTCCCCTGGGCGGCGATTGTGGTGAATGGTGGAAACTTAAAAATGCTGAACTGTACGATTTCAGAGCAGAATGACAAAGGCATGGCAGCAGTTCAATTTTTAAAACCGACCGACTCGACAATAACAAACTGTTTTTTCGTGGGAGGACGCGCATCCTTTGAAATCGAAGGGACGGGGAAACAGACGATTTCGGTTGATGATTCGATTCTTTTTTCACGAAAAATATTCTCTGTTCTGAAAAGTACCGGTACGACTGCGGGGGGCGATATTAATCTGAATCTGTCTCATTGTACGGTTCAAGGTGCTGAAGGTTTTGTGTTTGAACGATTCGTGAAAAATATTCATGTTAAGAGTGACCACTGTGCGTTCAAAGTAGAAAACCTGGGGCTTTCAATGCTGTCAGCCAAAGGTTCAAAGGAAAACCGGTCATTTGCAGGAGATGCAAATGTCTATGATGTAGATGACTGGCTGGGGTTGAGCGGCAAGGCTGAGTCCGGAGTGACCGATGTCAAAAGCTGGAGCCAGTTTTGGGGAAATACCGATGAGACATCTCTGGGAGATACATTGGCGTTTGCATTTCGCCGGCCTAATAATTCATTCAATCATCGCTATAAACCCGAGGACTGGGAAGTCTCGGAGAGTTCACCGCTGCTGGCACGAGGACTGGATTTTGGAGCTAAACCGGCGAGTGTTGGTGCCGGCGCAGGATTCAGCCGCTTTCGCAGTAGTATTCTCTATAATGAATGGAAGCAGAAGCAGCTC